In Eremothecium gossypii ATCC 10895 chromosome III, complete sequence, the genomic window GTAGCCGTTGGACTGGGTTGATGGGAACGGTCGTGGAGCAACCAGGCGAGCAGAGATGAAGTTGCAATTGTTGTCATTGCTTGTGTTGCTGGTGCCAAGCATCAGCGCCGAAAACGGAGTATTCTATGCACAGGTGTACCGGGACGGTGTTGACGTCGTCAGCAACCCGGAGTTGATCTCGCGGCACGTCGAGGCCGTTGCGGCCAGACACGAGCTGTCCCGCCGGACCGTtgaggacgaggagctCCAGGTGGGCGGCGGCAAGTTCAGCGCCAACGTGTACAACTTCGAGAACTTTCAGTATTCGGTGGACATCACCCTGGGCACGCCTGCTCAGAACTTCCGGGTCGCGCTTGACACCGGATCCTCGCTCCTGTGGATCCCCTCGGATAGGTGCACGTCGCAGATCTGCAGAACGCGCAACAGATACCGCTCGGGCGCCTCGTCAACGTTCAAGGCGACGGACAAGACTTTGAGGCTGCAGTACGTCAAGGGCGACGCGAAGGCGCGCGTCAGCTACGACACACTCTACTTCGCGGGCGCGAAGATCGAGAACCAGGGCTTCGGCGAGGCCGAAGCCATCGGCGACGACTTCTCGGGCGCCCGGTTCGACGGAATCATCGGCATCGGCTACCCCTCGATCGGCTACGGCATCAAGCCGCCCATCAACACCTTGATCGACAGCGGCGGACTCAAAGATCCTATGTTCGGAATCTATATCTCGAACGCCCAAAACAGGAACTCGCCCGTGGGGGAGATCGTCCTAGGAGGCTATAACACCCAAAAGTTCAAGGGCGACATAAAGTGGCTCCCCGTCTTGAGAAAGGCGTTCTGGGAGACAGATCTGTCCGCGTTCAAGGTCGGCAACTTCGCGCTGGACGTCCAGGGCCTCACTGCCGTCTTCGACACGGGCTCCTCGTTCATCATCATGCCCGAGGACACCTACACGGACTTCGTGTCGCAGTTCCCCGGCGCGAGCCACGACGACGGCACCGACTATGTGGACTGCTCCACCGTCAACTCCGGGCCCGACCTAACCCTAGATTTTGGCGGCGTGGCCCTGAAGCTCTCGGCCCGGGACTACGTCATGCAGCTGGGCAGGAACACGTGTATCCTCGCCGTCTCGGGCAACTCCCGCGTGACTGGAGAAGTGATCCTGGGCGACACCTTCCTCAGAAGATACTACACCATCTACAACTTCGGCGACAACACGATCGGGGTTGCGTCTGCAGTGTAGACGCAGTATTTGTTCCCACTGCactgcgcgcgcgcggctTGAATATGACCCGATTAATATATACTGCAATAAAAGTCTGTAGTGAACCATTGTGCGTTCGCATTTCATGGTCGGCGACGGCTAAAGCGCCACGTGTGCTGCGCGTTCCCGGAGCCAACTAAAGTGGCTCCACATTAATTTCGTCTGGGCAGGCAGACAATACGGAGGGTGACTGACAATCTAAGTGCGACCAACTAACGAAATATCTTATCGTTCGAGCATAAGCACGGCTGTAAGCACTAGACAACAGTACGGAGCACAGAAAACCAGAATGCGAAATATTATCCAAGACAAGTGGACGCAAGGCTGCCACTTTAAGCTCTAATTGCTTTACTTGGCGGGATTAATATCGCATCGCATCCTAAAAATTGCGTATCGTAGGAAATGTTCACGGCCCGTCGCCATAGAAGCGCGGTGCGAGTCCCGTTAGACGCCCGCATTTAGCGCTCTTTGGACGAAATATGCAGTTGAATCGGATTCTGGACCGATAGAGTGCCGAATCAATTACATCGCCTTATCACCTGTACGGCAAATGTGCTTATTCATTAGAAGAATTTCCTCCGGCCGGAAAAATGCCCCCGAGGTGGCTGCTCATGTCTTGAAGACATCATTAGATGACGAGTGGGCGGTACCACACGGCCTGGGCGGCTCCTATATAATATGGTAGTATTTCCAGAGTTGTAGTCGAGTTATGGTAGCTCAACAAGAGTCACAGTATGCGCTTCCAGACTCTCCTACCACTAGCTGCTCTACTCGCACCGTCGTTTGCCAATGCAGAGGGCGGCGTCTACAAGGCGACTTTGCACAAGCAGAGTTTCGACATAACTCCGGAGGAGCTGTCGATGAAgcagcgcgccgccagcgTGGGCCAGAAGTACCTGAACGCGCTCAGCAAGGTCGTCAGCGACCCAAGCATCCAGAACGAGTACAATCTTTTCGCCAAGAACAACGATGGCCACGTTTCGGAGCTGGCCAACCTTGCAAACAACATCTACGCTGCAGACGTGACCATCGggacgccgccgcaggaCTTCCGGGTCGTCGTTGACACCGGGTCGTCCACTCTGTGGGTGCCGGGCAAAGAGTGCCGGGCGATGGCCTGCAGGCTCCACAAGAGATACGACCACGACCGCTCGTCCACGTATAAGGAGAACGGCACGTTGACGGGCGTGACGTATGGTTCCGGGTCCATCATGGGCTACGTGTCAGAGGACACGTTCCGCATCAGCGACCTGGAGATCCCCGGCCAGCAGTTCACCGAGACGACCGACGAGCCCGGATCTGTTTTCGTCTTTGCGGCGTTCGACGGTATCCTGGGCTTGGCGTACCCCAGCCTCGGCTACGGGGTCACCCCGCCCTTCCAGCAGTTGATGGAAAAGAAACTCGTGAAGGAGCCTGTGTTTGGGATGTACCTGGACGATATGAAGACCGGCGAAGGGAACGGCCAGCTTGTGCTTGGCGGCTACGACGAAACTAAGTTTAAGGGCGAGATCGCGTGGCTCCCCGTTCGCCGCCAGGCGTACTGGGAGGTGGTGTTCGACTCTGTGACAGTGGGCGACGACAATATCCCATTGGAGAACTATGGCGCCGCGATTGACAGCGGTACGTCATTAATCACGTTCCCATCAGAGCTCTTCAACCAGTTCATCTCCAAGTTGTCCGGCGTCACCAAGGACCGCCAGGGGAATGTTTACGTGGACTGCGCCAACAAGCAGACGGCTCCCCCACTCACATTTGGCTTCGGAGGTCACAAATTCTCCATTTCCGGAGAGGATTACATCATCTCAGTACCTGGCCAATCTGCTCGCTGCATGCCAGCGATCGTCCAGCTCGACATAGACTCTGCGGGCAAGGTCGCCATCATCGGAGATGTGTTCTTGCGCAGATACTACTCTATCTACGACTTTGGCAATAACGCTGTTGGCTTGGCGACCGCCGTTTGAATTCCCTGCGTGCTGTTAACAGCAACTTACAGTACTCGCATAGGACGATTTAACCGTCTGTATATAGCGCTTATCAAGGTAAGCTAAATTCGGACAAAAGATGCGACCTATCAATCCCCGTTGTGATTCTTACGCTTGCTTGATATAGGCTACTGTGTGTATAGTTCGGTAGTGCAAAATGAAAATGTCACTATTTCTGTTTTGAGAATCTGTGTCACAGATTGTTGACATTTTAGTTAATTAGGTAACAAAATCGTGACAGGCCCTAAAAGAGAAAATGGCGGGCTCGAGGGTTAATTATACCGTTTTTCTGGTTACAGGATACAGAGTAGTTGCATAAAGTAGGAATACAATAGCTAAGCCGAAGGGATAGCCGAGACGAAGAGCTTCTAAGGTTCAAAGGAGACCAATCACAACCAACAGTTAGATACGCTTTTCTGCTAGACGCTTAGACCTGAGGAAACTTGGGAATCGTGGGCAGTAGGTACGGAATTAGGATATCAGGATAAAGTAGGCCGCTGCCTGCAACATTGGAGAGCTATCTAGGCGCGCGTATAACGTAAAAGCAACTGACCGAGTGAATGATGATGGTAGCGCGGGTTGCAACGGCCGAGCATGTCGGCTCGGCGGGCGCATCGCTGCCACAAACTCCCGGGTCGCGATCTTTCGCATTGGGTGCTCATCCTGGCCCGCAAAAGCGGATTGGAGGGCCAGCACAGGGGCAGACAGCTTTTATAACACCGCTTGTTACGCCCGACGGGATATACAGCAGGCCAAGCAGTCCGTATATGCAGGCCTCACCCTTGCTCAAGGGCTCCGAAAGTGGCGG contains:
- a CDS encoding ACR144Wp (Syntenic homolog of Saccharomyces cerevisiae YPL154C (PEP4); Tandem gene duplication in this genome); its protein translation is MRFQTLLPLAALLAPSFANAEGGVYKATLHKQSFDITPEELSMKQRAASVGQKYLNALSKVVSDPSIQNEYNLFAKNNDGHVSELANLANNIYAADVTIGTPPQDFRVVVDTGSSTLWVPGKECRAMACRLHKRYDHDRSSTYKENGTLTGVTYGSGSIMGYVSEDTFRISDLEIPGQQFTETTDEPGSVFVFAAFDGILGLAYPSLGYGVTPPFQQLMEKKLVKEPVFGMYLDDMKTGEGNGQLVLGGYDETKFKGEIAWLPVRRQAYWEVVFDSVTVGDDNIPLENYGAAIDSGTSLITFPSELFNQFISKLSGVTKDRQGNVYVDCANKQTAPPLTFGFGGHKFSISGEDYIISVPGQSARCMPAIVQLDIDSAGKVAIIGDVFLRRYYSIYDFGNNAVGLATAV
- a CDS encoding ACR143Wp (Syntenic homolog of Saccharomyces cerevisiae YPL154C (PEP4); Tandem gene duplication in this genome), whose protein sequence is MKLQLLSLLVLLVPSISAENGVFYAQVYRDGVDVVSNPELISRHVEAVAARHELSRRTVEDEELQVGGGKFSANVYNFENFQYSVDITLGTPAQNFRVALDTGSSLLWIPSDRCTSQICRTRNRYRSGASSTFKATDKTLRLQYVKGDAKARVSYDTLYFAGAKIENQGFGEAEAIGDDFSGARFDGIIGIGYPSIGYGIKPPINTLIDSGGLKDPMFGIYISNAQNRNSPVGEIVLGGYNTQKFKGDIKWLPVLRKAFWETDLSAFKVGNFALDVQGLTAVFDTGSSFIIMPEDTYTDFVSQFPGASHDDGTDYVDCSTVNSGPDLTLDFGGVALKLSARDYVMQLGRNTCILAVSGNSRVTGEVILGDTFLRRYYTIYNFGDNTIGVASAV